From one Candidatus Thermoplasmatota archaeon genomic stretch:
- a CDS encoding Ig-like domain-containing protein: GVTAIRPAIASDDRGVYVAWQDRGLGDFDILLSVSKNNGTTFSEPVMVNDNPGDGTHSSFPDIAAGNGSVYVVWEDGRNVATDIYFSQSLGGRPFSADVAVWQSGSSSSTRPSITIDEENDIIYVAWVDDYLDIKVSASSDGGQTFTDPVTVSDSKKNGRLDPQIEVDSGGKVYVVWADGREGRIPQGPSYVDDTDVFISNSTDNGMSFGQNVRVNHEYKEILQSNPSLAIDGDDVLHVVWDDELGYGEPSILYSRSTNGLHFTEPLFVNFTSRVTDGRGTSHQTPVIEVSRASDVIYVSWAESRSGSYNIYLARSEGAGFLPAVSLFGGNYFFDDVLTPNGHRDPGEAVALDNGNGRLDHGRLDGTDSPDEIVLAGKANLQEDLTGVSLVYFDENSDGWGLDDDIVLETPVLSYPSIEPKLKSDWDTTTGNFVNFLRLVDGFYYSVERSETMSIGWFDIAHAKDAGINPENYGLENNDPISRADIEVTYMTDSSYDGTSFLNISRGLSGPTNVSIFPIVNTGGAAETTTIELMSLGFWTIPDLKSINVSFTNDASSASNVSFNKISLWIDRGLPGRFDSHDIRIYNGSSDLALNDTLSSFADSDDLMFLDASLDGYYDLGEPLITTSVDIEPGGAITTAETVLPRADKPHWEQILTPFPMNDDTGTWPQYSPSITMDAGGGCYAVWMDYRGAISASVYFADTVADTWPPSVIDVFPDHGSANALLDTDIRIAFSEPVDPLSLESSFSIFPPTAGTWNWSAEGDSAVFEPLFGLSPDVTYDLEISSTVVDISGTSMKDRFRWHFTTVMPPLVECQFNETRSTYEDIPITCNVSDEWGVISVVLSFRGVSEENYTEANMTLVAGSDLDGSWEGVIPAQNTVGRVSFLVVAENVIGARGRYPAVGDATVDIKDIVPPDLQHEVVESASAGSTINITAWASDDVGIERVVAYVKPIGGTAFVPHEMHRLGQTAEYYVQIETPDRNGRIEYYVQATDVGGNQVTSPSVSPQNDPHVVEVSGAADTDLLLWIGLTVILAVAIIALVIYLARSK, translated from the coding sequence ATGGCAGGAACGTTGCCACGGACATCTACTTCTCGCAGTCCCTCGGCGGAAGGCCCTTCTCAGCAGATGTCGCAGTTTGGCAATCCGGTTCGAGCTCGTCCACAAGACCGAGCATCACCATCGACGAGGAGAACGACATCATATATGTCGCCTGGGTCGACGACTATCTCGACATCAAGGTGAGTGCGTCGAGCGATGGCGGACAGACGTTCACAGACCCCGTCACCGTGAGCGACAGCAAGAAGAACGGAAGGCTCGACCCCCAGATAGAGGTGGATTCTGGCGGGAAGGTGTACGTCGTCTGGGCGGACGGTCGGGAAGGGCGGATCCCACAGGGCCCTTCCTACGTGGACGACACTGACGTTTTCATCTCCAACTCGACTGACAACGGGATGAGCTTCGGTCAGAACGTGCGTGTGAACCACGAATACAAGGAAATCCTGCAGTCGAATCCATCATTGGCCATCGACGGAGATGATGTCCTGCACGTGGTTTGGGACGACGAGCTCGGGTATGGGGAACCATCTATCCTCTACTCCAGGTCAACCAATGGTCTTCACTTCACCGAGCCCCTCTTCGTCAACTTCACCTCACGCGTCACGGACGGCAGGGGGACGAGCCATCAGACACCCGTCATCGAGGTCTCACGCGCGAGTGATGTCATCTACGTTTCCTGGGCGGAGAGCCGCTCGGGGAGCTACAACATCTACCTTGCGAGGTCTGAAGGAGCTGGATTCCTCCCGGCAGTATCGCTCTTCGGCGGGAACTACTTCTTCGACGATGTTCTCACGCCCAATGGCCACCGAGATCCCGGAGAAGCGGTGGCTCTGGACAATGGCAACGGCAGACTGGACCACGGTAGGCTGGACGGCACCGACTCTCCTGATGAGATAGTCCTTGCCGGCAAGGCGAATCTTCAAGAGGATCTGACGGGAGTGAGCCTGGTATACTTCGACGAGAACTCTGATGGCTGGGGACTCGATGACGACATTGTCCTGGAGACCCCTGTTCTTTCCTATCCGAGCATCGAGCCCAAGCTGAAATCGGACTGGGACACCACAACAGGGAACTTCGTGAACTTCCTGAGGCTCGTCGATGGTTTCTACTACTCCGTGGAGCGGTCCGAGACGATGTCCATCGGATGGTTCGACATCGCGCACGCCAAGGACGCTGGCATCAACCCCGAGAACTACGGTCTGGAGAACAACGATCCGATAAGCAGGGCGGATATCGAGGTCACGTACATGACGGACAGCTCGTACGATGGCACTTCCTTCCTCAACATCTCGAGAGGACTCTCTGGACCCACAAACGTCTCCATCTTCCCCATCGTGAACACTGGCGGGGCGGCAGAGACCACGACGATAGAGCTGATGTCCCTTGGCTTCTGGACGATTCCCGACCTCAAGTCGATAAACGTCTCCTTCACGAATGACGCGTCATCCGCATCCAACGTGAGCTTCAACAAGATCTCCCTGTGGATCGACAGAGGTCTTCCTGGCCGCTTCGATTCCCACGATATCAGGATATACAACGGCTCATCGGACCTGGCACTCAACGACACCCTCTCTTCCTTCGCGGACAGCGATGACCTGATGTTCCTAGACGCCTCCCTGGATGGGTATTACGACCTTGGCGAACCTCTGATTACGACCTCTGTGGACATCGAGCCAGGCGGGGCGATCACCACTGCTGAAACCGTGCTTCCAAGAGCGGACAAACCACATTGGGAACAGATTCTCACGCCCTTCCCTATGAACGATGACACAGGGACGTGGCCCCAGTACTCACCCTCGATCACGATGGACGCGGGCGGTGGATGCTACGCTGTGTGGATGGATTACCGAGGAGCAATCAGCGCGTCCGTCTACTTCGCGGACACGGTTGCGGACACGTGGCCCCCCTCGGTTATTGACGTCTTCCCGGATCACGGTTCCGCGAATGCTCTCCTCGACACCGACATACGGATAGCGTTCTCAGAGCCTGTTGATCCGTTGTCACTGGAATCCTCCTTCAGCATTTTCCCTCCCACTGCCGGGACCTGGAACTGGAGTGCCGAAGGGGATTCGGCGGTGTTTGAGCCCCTCTTTGGCCTCTCGCCGGACGTAACCTACGATCTTGAGATCTCATCGACGGTCGTCGACATCTCAGGAACCTCTATGAAAGACAGGTTCAGATGGCATTTCACAACAGTGATGCCACCACTGGTCGAGTGCCAGTTCAATGAGACTCGGAGCACTTACGAGGACATCCCGATCACGTGCAACGTCTCCGATGAATGGGGTGTGATTTCCGTTGTGCTCTCCTTCAGGGGAGTATCGGAAGAGAACTACACGGAAGCGAACATGACGCTCGTGGCAGGATCCGACCTCGACGGTTCGTGGGAGGGCGTGATACCCGCTCAGAACACTGTGGGCAGGGTCAGTTTCCTCGTAGTCGCCGAGAACGTCATCGGTGCAAGAGGCAGATATCCAGCAGTCGGCGATGCGACAGTTGATATCAAGGACATCGTCCCGCCTGACTTGCAGCATGAAGTCGTGGAATCGGCTTCCGCAGGTTCTACCATAAACATCACAGCGTGGGCCTCCGACGATGTCGGAATCGAGCGGGTCGTTGCTTACGTCAAACCGATAGGCGGTACGGCCTTCGTCCCGCACGAGATGCATCGACTGGGCCAGACGGCCGAGTACTACGTGCAAATCGAAACCCCCGACCGCAATGGGAGGATCGAGTACTACGTTCAAGCGACGGACGTGGGGGGCAACCAAGTGACGAGCCCGTCCGTCAGCCCGCAAAACGACCCTCACGTCGTCGAGGTGAGCGGGGCCGCTGATACCGACCTGCTTCTGTGGATAGGTCTGACCGTGATCCTCGCGGTTGCGATCATCGCTTTGGTCATATACTTGGCAAGGAGCAAGTAG
- a CDS encoding DUF6485 family protein codes for MECREEENKESCTCTYPGCSRKGVCCECIRYHWQLKELPGCLFPPEVEKTYDRSLRKFIEIYSR; via the coding sequence ATGGAATGCAGGGAGGAGGAGAACAAAGAGTCGTGCACGTGCACATATCCCGGTTGCAGTCGGAAGGGAGTCTGCTGCGAGTGCATTAGATATCACTGGCAGCTGAAGGAACTCCCAGGATGTCTTTTCCCGCCTGAGGTCGAGAAGACGTATGACAGATCCCTCAGGAAGTTCATAGAGATATATTCCCGCTAG
- a CDS encoding DEAD/DEAH box helicase has protein sequence MERYLIHSSDAHAMEVSDLEIDPRIVDILAKEGIKKLYPPQAEAIGPALEGKNVVLAIPTASGKSLVAYLAVIQSVLRKGKALYIVPLRALASEKYEDLKAFESLGVRVGVSVGDYDAPDPTLEKFDVIIATSEKADSLLRHRAHWLKELSVVVADEIHLINDPGRGPTLEVTLSKLKQINPRAQILALSATIKNSNEIAEWLNADHIASDWRPVPLKEGVFYEGEISFEDGTKKSVADCGDDVSSLVLDVVKEGGQCLIFVNTRRSSEALSGRVGMHLKDILEPKSSKDLAMLSRKLQSRQDEPTSLGARLSRRIRYAAVFHHAGLTNDQRKMVEVNFKSGLVKCIVATPTLAAGINLPARRVVVRDLTRYDPNYGNVPIPVMEVKQMSGRAGRPKFDTEGEAILLAKKPGDSAFILENYLLSEPESIDSKLGQRPALRMHILSSIATGHVRTEEGLNTFIESTFFAQKTDTYTISDTINDVLEFLTEEDFIEAGEGYKATFFGKRTSDLYIDPLSAVTLRKALGGKSDTAFAYLHAICATPDVPTLYLRRGDYEWVEELAANEEFLIDYDDYDDYEFFLAEVKTAALLQSWIEEESADAITKRFGVGPGDIRRWVDMAEWLMHSMTELSRIFDKSKSRTLSALMPRIRYGVKKELLDLVSFRGIGRARARSLFSHGYKTGEDLKKADVKDLSRLPLIGTTIAKNIKLQLGGSVTIEEDEKMGGQSILHDFQAE, from the coding sequence TTGGAAAGGTATTTGATTCATTCGAGCGATGCCCACGCAATGGAGGTTTCCGACCTCGAGATCGATCCCAGAATAGTCGACATACTCGCAAAGGAAGGAATCAAGAAGCTGTATCCACCCCAGGCTGAGGCTATCGGACCAGCCCTGGAGGGAAAGAACGTCGTATTGGCGATTCCGACCGCGAGCGGGAAGTCCCTCGTTGCATATCTGGCGGTCATCCAGTCAGTCCTGCGCAAGGGAAAGGCCCTCTACATCGTGCCGTTAAGGGCACTCGCATCCGAGAAGTACGAGGACCTCAAGGCCTTCGAGAGCTTGGGCGTTCGGGTCGGCGTCTCCGTCGGCGACTACGATGCCCCCGATCCCACTCTCGAGAAGTTCGATGTCATCATAGCGACATCCGAGAAGGCAGACTCCCTTTTGAGGCACAGAGCTCACTGGCTGAAGGAACTGAGCGTCGTCGTGGCGGACGAGATACACCTGATAAACGACCCGGGCAGGGGACCCACGCTCGAGGTGACTCTGTCCAAGCTCAAGCAGATCAACCCGAGGGCGCAGATACTCGCTCTCTCCGCGACGATAAAGAACTCGAATGAGATTGCGGAATGGCTGAACGCGGATCACATCGCGAGCGACTGGCGCCCCGTCCCGCTGAAGGAGGGCGTCTTCTACGAGGGTGAGATATCCTTCGAGGACGGGACGAAGAAGTCTGTGGCGGATTGTGGCGACGACGTGAGCTCCTTGGTACTCGATGTCGTGAAGGAGGGCGGGCAGTGCCTCATATTCGTGAACACCAGAAGGTCGAGCGAAGCGCTCTCAGGCCGTGTCGGGATGCATCTCAAGGACATCCTGGAGCCAAAGTCGTCCAAGGATCTAGCGATGCTGTCTAGAAAGCTCCAGTCAAGGCAGGACGAGCCCACATCCCTCGGTGCGAGGCTTTCCAGACGGATACGATACGCGGCCGTATTTCACCACGCGGGACTCACGAACGATCAAAGGAAGATGGTGGAGGTGAACTTCAAGTCCGGGCTGGTGAAGTGTATCGTTGCCACGCCCACATTGGCGGCGGGGATCAACCTTCCCGCCAGAAGGGTCGTCGTCCGGGACCTGACGAGGTACGACCCGAACTATGGGAACGTCCCCATTCCCGTGATGGAGGTCAAGCAGATGTCCGGAAGGGCGGGGAGACCTAAGTTCGACACGGAGGGCGAGGCCATACTCCTGGCGAAGAAGCCAGGTGACAGCGCCTTCATATTGGAGAACTACCTGCTCTCCGAGCCGGAATCCATCGACTCGAAGCTGGGGCAGCGTCCGGCTCTGAGGATGCACATACTCTCCTCGATCGCCACGGGTCACGTGAGGACCGAAGAGGGGCTGAACACCTTCATCGAGAGCACGTTTTTCGCTCAGAAGACGGATACTTACACGATCTCGGACACGATAAATGATGTGCTCGAGTTTCTCACAGAGGAGGACTTCATCGAAGCAGGGGAGGGCTACAAGGCGACCTTCTTCGGGAAGAGAACATCTGACCTTTACATCGATCCGTTGTCGGCCGTCACTCTCAGGAAAGCCCTTGGCGGGAAGAGCGACACGGCGTTCGCCTATCTTCACGCGATATGCGCCACTCCTGACGTGCCGACGCTGTACCTCCGAAGGGGCGACTACGAGTGGGTGGAGGAACTGGCCGCGAACGAGGAGTTCCTGATTGACTACGATGACTATGATGACTATGAGTTCTTTCTTGCCGAGGTGAAGACCGCCGCTCTCCTTCAGAGCTGGATCGAGGAGGAGTCCGCAGATGCGATCACGAAGAGGTTCGGTGTCGGACCCGGCGACATCCGGAGGTGGGTTGACATGGCGGAATGGCTGATGCACTCCATGACGGAGCTCTCAAGGATATTCGACAAGTCCAAGTCGAGGACCCTCAGCGCCCTGATGCCGAGGATTCGGTACGGGGTGAAGAAGGAGCTTCTGGATTTGGTATCCTTTCGAGGAATCGGGCGAGCAAGGGCGCGGTCCCTCTTCTCCCACGGATACAAGACCGGCGAAGACCTGAAGAAGGCAGATGTCAAGGATTTGTCGAGACTTCCACTCATAGGAACGACGATCGCGAAGAACATCAAGCTGCAACTGGGCGGATCAGTGACGATCGAGGAAGATGAGAAGATGGGCGGGCAGTCCATTCTCCACGACTTCCAAGCGGAATAG
- a CDS encoding KEOPS complex subunit Cgi121, producing the protein MVILAGLRGEVSGAEDALRAARNAGGADASVQLMRASMVFGRIHLDSAIDHAIRAFERGRNTSNSRATETLLYASGTRQISKAIEKMGIREGDSEVALVAFGEFSLDEFLEKADFKQDDSVLDGDASMLVEYGISKKEIASVPESKIFDLVLERVAMVDLLK; encoded by the coding sequence ATGGTGATCTTGGCGGGACTGAGGGGTGAGGTCTCCGGTGCAGAGGACGCGCTCAGAGCCGCGCGCAATGCAGGCGGGGCGGATGCCAGCGTCCAGCTAATGAGGGCCTCAATGGTCTTCGGTCGGATTCACCTCGACTCCGCGATAGACCACGCGATTCGCGCTTTCGAGAGGGGCAGGAACACGTCGAACTCTCGCGCAACCGAGACGCTACTATACGCCTCTGGAACAAGGCAGATTAGCAAGGCCATTGAGAAGATGGGGATCCGGGAAGGCGATTCCGAAGTCGCGCTTGTGGCGTTCGGGGAGTTCAGCCTCGATGAGTTCCTCGAGAAGGCTGACTTCAAGCAGGACGACAGCGTCCTCGATGGTGACGCGTCGATGCTGGTCGAGTATGGCATCAGCAAGAAGGAGATCGCCTCCGTCCCAGAATCGAAGATCTTCGATCTCGTCCTCGAACGAGTGGCAATGGTCGACCTGCTCAAATAG